One Streptomyces sp. RPA4-2 genomic window carries:
- a CDS encoding alcohol dehydrogenase, which produces MTTYRVAQVESAGGPFEIVEREATPPGPGHVRVTVDACGVCHSDTFFVNAGVPGVTFPVVPGHEIAGRVEELGEGTQGRGWEVGDRVGVGWFGGACGYCTPCREGDFIVCENLKVPGWAYEGGFAESVVVPVDTLARIPDALAATDAAPLGCAGVTVFNGLRRSSARPGDLVAVLGVGGLGHLAVQYAVAMGCETVAIARGSGKADFAKRLGAHHYVDSTADTPVAEALRSLGGAQVVLATASNSEAITATVDGLRHRGELVVIGLDGTPLGISPAQLIMGARVVRGHPSGTSQDVQDAMEFSALHGIRPMTEVVPLDQTDEAYRKMLAGSARFRMVLSNG; this is translated from the coding sequence ATGACCACCTATCGAGTCGCTCAAGTGGAGTCCGCCGGCGGTCCGTTCGAGATCGTCGAGCGAGAGGCGACTCCGCCGGGCCCCGGCCATGTGCGGGTCACCGTCGACGCCTGCGGGGTGTGCCACAGCGACACCTTCTTCGTGAACGCCGGGGTTCCGGGCGTCACGTTCCCGGTGGTCCCCGGACACGAGATCGCCGGCCGCGTCGAGGAACTCGGAGAAGGGACACAAGGCCGCGGCTGGGAGGTCGGCGACCGGGTGGGGGTCGGCTGGTTCGGCGGCGCCTGCGGCTACTGCACGCCCTGCCGGGAAGGCGACTTCATCGTCTGCGAGAACCTGAAGGTTCCCGGGTGGGCGTACGAGGGAGGGTTCGCGGAGTCGGTCGTCGTACCGGTGGACACCCTGGCCCGGATCCCCGACGCGCTGGCGGCGACCGACGCGGCGCCGCTGGGCTGCGCGGGAGTGACGGTGTTCAACGGACTGCGGCGCAGCTCGGCACGGCCGGGTGACCTGGTGGCCGTCCTCGGGGTCGGCGGACTCGGCCACCTGGCGGTGCAGTACGCGGTCGCGATGGGCTGCGAGACGGTGGCCATCGCCCGCGGTTCGGGCAAGGCGGACTTCGCCAAGCGCCTCGGCGCCCACCACTACGTCGACAGCACGGCCGACACCCCGGTCGCTGAGGCGCTGCGGTCCCTCGGCGGCGCACAGGTCGTCCTCGCCACCGCTTCGAACTCCGAGGCGATCACGGCGACCGTGGACGGACTGCGCCACCGCGGCGAGCTGGTCGTCATCGGCCTGGACGGCACACCGCTGGGGATCAGCCCGGCCCAGCTGATCATGGGCGCCAGGGTCGTCCGCGGACATCCGAGCGGCACGTCGCAGGACGTGCAGGACGCCATGGAGTTCAGTGCCCTGCACGGCATCCGCCCGATGACGGAGGTCGTGCCGCTGGACCAGACCGACGAGGCGTACCGCAAGATGCTCGCCGGCTCCGCGCGGTTCCGTATGGTGCTCAGCAACGGGTGA
- a CDS encoding alpha/beta hydrolase, with amino-acid sequence MVSVVLVHGLYHRPEHFIRVAEGLRAAGVDVVTPELHRGSLAADTAAVQTAVDVLAEPPLVLGHSYGGSVITGLRGVGRLVYLAAFVPDVHESAANLGGASVELKTAIEPRTDGSTRLDPSRAAHVLYRDCPERLAALAVGLLRPQAAGCGRGVPERQGWKHAPSVYVVCTEDRAVDPGLQQVMAARCGSVREWATGHSPFVGRAELVIDLVLELLGASDTPDGADRGITATR; translated from the coding sequence GTGGTCAGCGTGGTTTTGGTTCACGGTCTGTATCACCGGCCCGAGCACTTCATCCGGGTTGCTGAAGGCCTGCGAGCGGCAGGCGTGGACGTGGTTACTCCCGAACTGCACCGCGGCTCCCTCGCTGCGGACACGGCGGCGGTGCAGACCGCGGTCGACGTGCTGGCGGAGCCTCCCCTGGTTCTGGGTCACTCCTACGGCGGGTCGGTGATCACCGGTCTGCGCGGAGTCGGGCGTCTGGTCTATCTGGCGGCCTTCGTGCCGGATGTGCATGAGAGCGCGGCGAACTTGGGCGGCGCGTCCGTCGAGTTGAAGACCGCCATCGAACCGCGGACGGACGGTTCCACGCGCCTGGACCCGAGCCGGGCCGCGCATGTGCTGTACAGAGACTGCCCTGAGCGCCTGGCCGCTTTGGCTGTGGGACTGCTACGACCCCAGGCGGCCGGCTGTGGGCGGGGCGTCCCGGAACGTCAAGGCTGGAAACATGCCCCCTCCGTCTACGTGGTCTGCACGGAGGACCGCGCTGTCGACCCGGGTCTCCAACAGGTGATGGCCGCACGCTGCGGCTCCGTTCGCGAGTGGGCGACCGGGCACTCTCCGTTTGTCGGACGCGCGGAGCTGGTCATCGACCTGGTACTGGAACTGCTCGGCGCCTCCGACACACCGGACGGGGCGGACCGGGGCATCACAGCCACTCGTTGA
- a CDS encoding IclR family transcriptional regulator: MSTIAKAGRVLDLYTPGSPVWGVSEVATALQIPRSTAHSLLAGLTEAGLLHQPRRGRYELGWRAFELGQIHRVTSGGLIETAHPVMQEISRRHSESVCMAVYDRQALIFIDKVVGDDPLSVVGPRIGMRYEPHTFASGRLLMAHLPTAEIEDYIRTSSQRTRSSNAVVRPQVFRDQLVRIQNDELSYDDGGAILDVGCVAARLIGRHGQTIASLSISAPSRRFQENRVRLTESVKAAAATISRRLREHGQM, translated from the coding sequence GTGAGTACGATCGCCAAGGCGGGCCGTGTCCTCGACCTCTACACGCCGGGAAGCCCGGTGTGGGGGGTCAGCGAGGTCGCGACGGCCTTGCAGATACCGCGTTCGACCGCTCATTCGCTGCTCGCCGGGCTGACCGAGGCCGGGCTGCTCCACCAGCCCCGGCGCGGCCGCTACGAGCTCGGATGGCGTGCGTTCGAACTCGGTCAGATCCACCGGGTGACCTCCGGTGGACTGATCGAGACCGCCCACCCCGTGATGCAGGAGATCTCGCGGCGGCACTCGGAGTCGGTATGCATGGCGGTCTACGACCGGCAGGCCCTCATCTTCATCGACAAGGTCGTAGGCGACGACCCGCTCTCCGTCGTCGGCCCGCGCATCGGGATGCGGTACGAGCCGCACACCTTCGCGTCGGGCCGACTGCTGATGGCTCATCTCCCGACGGCTGAGATCGAGGACTACATCCGTACGAGCTCGCAGCGCACCCGCAGCAGCAACGCGGTCGTCCGGCCGCAGGTCTTCCGCGACCAGCTCGTCAGAATCCAAAACGACGAGCTCAGCTACGACGACGGCGGCGCCATCCTCGACGTGGGCTGCGTCGCCGCCCGGCTCATCGGCCGGCACGGCCAGACGATCGCCTCGCTGAGCATCAGCGCCCCCTCCCGCCGCTTCCAGGAGAACCGGGTCCGGCTGACGGAGAGCGTAAAGGCGGCGGCCGCCACCATCTCGCGGCGGCTGCGGGAGCACGGGCAGATGTAG
- a CDS encoding SDR family oxidoreductase — translation MTDIAGQAVIVTGANGGLGRQWVAQALERGAAKVYATDVTPGTWDDARVTPLVLDVTREETIDAVVAAASDATILINNAGIALRDPIMTVEDAKLRHVFDVNFFGTVTVTRRLAPVIVANGGGAILNVISLLSWLSLPAAYSAAKAALWSVTNAFRLELAPHGVDLVALHMGYTATPMTEALNVVKNDPADIVRAGLDGIQDGSLEVLADQWSVEVKAALAGPVQDLYPQLSGAAYPFRMVPIAAAPVQ, via the coding sequence ATGACAGACATCGCAGGTCAGGCGGTGATCGTGACCGGGGCCAACGGCGGTCTCGGGCGTCAGTGGGTCGCGCAGGCCCTGGAACGCGGCGCGGCGAAGGTCTACGCCACGGACGTCACGCCCGGCACGTGGGACGACGCCCGGGTCACGCCGCTGGTTCTCGACGTCACCCGTGAGGAGACGATCGACGCCGTCGTGGCGGCGGCGAGTGACGCGACGATCCTGATCAACAACGCGGGCATCGCGTTGCGTGATCCGATCATGACCGTCGAGGACGCCAAGCTGCGGCACGTCTTCGACGTGAACTTCTTCGGCACCGTCACCGTCACGCGGCGGCTCGCACCCGTCATCGTTGCGAACGGCGGCGGGGCGATCCTCAACGTCATCTCACTGCTCAGCTGGCTGTCGCTCCCGGCCGCCTACAGCGCGGCGAAGGCGGCTCTGTGGTCGGTGACCAACGCCTTCCGGCTGGAGCTCGCCCCGCACGGGGTCGACCTCGTCGCCCTCCACATGGGCTACACGGCGACACCGATGACAGAGGCGCTGAACGTGGTGAAGAACGACCCCGCGGACATCGTCCGCGCCGGACTCGACGGCATCCAGGACGGCAGTCTGGAGGTGCTCGCCGACCAGTGGAGCGTGGAGGTGAAGGCGGCCCTCGCCGGGCCGGTGCAGGATCTCTATCCGCAGCTGAGCGGTGCGGCATATCCTTTCAGAATGGTGCCGATCGCCGCGGCACCCGTGCAGTAG
- a CDS encoding SDR family NAD(P)-dependent oxidoreductase, translating into MTHPFDMRGRTALVTGSTAGIGLAVAKGLHGLGARVVLSSNDEADIKEAIDALAADGIEVEGIVCDLNDPDSVRTLAERAHARFGRIDALIAHAGGYTHVGPLIDTSEEDVERTFRTSVFHNLILIEGFLPLMAAQGGGSVVLTSSIASLRASTRLAVYGAAKAALNSLVRNIAAEWGDRGVRANAVAPGTVRTRFSQALWSDPERERAAGANTALGRIAEPEDIVGAVLLFASDAGSYISGQTLLVDAGRSIL; encoded by the coding sequence ATGACCCACCCCTTCGACATGCGCGGGCGGACCGCTCTCGTCACCGGCTCCACGGCGGGTATCGGACTTGCTGTTGCCAAGGGGCTGCACGGCCTCGGGGCACGCGTCGTCCTGTCGAGCAACGACGAGGCCGACATCAAGGAAGCCATCGACGCGCTCGCAGCGGACGGGATCGAGGTCGAAGGGATCGTCTGCGACCTCAACGATCCCGACAGCGTGCGCACCCTCGCCGAGCGAGCGCACGCCCGGTTCGGCCGGATCGACGCACTGATCGCGCACGCCGGCGGCTACACGCACGTCGGCCCGCTCATCGACACCTCCGAGGAGGACGTTGAGCGGACCTTCCGGACCTCGGTCTTCCACAACCTTATTCTGATTGAAGGGTTCCTCCCGCTGATGGCGGCGCAGGGCGGGGGCAGCGTGGTCCTCACGTCGAGCATCGCGTCGCTGCGAGCCAGCACCAGGCTCGCGGTGTACGGCGCGGCGAAGGCGGCGCTCAACTCGCTCGTGCGCAACATCGCCGCCGAGTGGGGCGACCGCGGGGTGCGGGCCAACGCCGTCGCCCCGGGCACGGTGCGGACCCGGTTCTCCCAGGCCCTGTGGTCGGACCCGGAGCGCGAGCGGGCGGCCGGCGCGAACACCGCGCTCGGGCGGATTGCCGAACCGGAGGACATCGTCGGGGCCGTGCTGCTGTTCGCCTCCGACGCGGGCTCCTACATCTCCGGCCAGACCCTGCTTGTCGACGCCGGCCGCTCCATCCTCTGA
- a CDS encoding alpha/beta fold hydrolase produces MSQTLTAPDHFVTVGDETYAYRSFGASEGTPLVFLSRLRGTMDDWDHALIDPIAADRPVILFDNLGVGRTSGRNPGTVTEMTASAIAFVEAIADGPVDLLGFSLGGYIAQRFVLARPDLVRRVVLAGTGPGYGEGILPSEPVVAPLRTAPELALDAFRVLFFTDSQAGIRAGDDMWRRIHVRADREPEVPMDAVLQQVAAIRNWSGGVEGGDQAFPELEKIWHPVLVANGAHDVMIPTVNSFIMSQKLPNAELHVYPDSGHGFLFQYPDAFSQLVNGFLARTGSRATA; encoded by the coding sequence ATGTCACAGACGCTCACTGCCCCCGACCACTTCGTCACCGTCGGGGACGAGACCTACGCCTACCGGTCCTTCGGCGCCTCGGAGGGGACGCCGCTGGTGTTCCTGAGCCGGCTGCGCGGCACGATGGACGACTGGGACCACGCCCTGATCGACCCGATCGCCGCTGATCGCCCGGTCATCCTGTTCGACAACCTCGGCGTCGGCCGTACCAGCGGCCGCAACCCCGGGACGGTCACCGAGATGACCGCCTCCGCCATCGCGTTCGTCGAGGCGATCGCCGACGGTCCGGTCGACCTGCTCGGCTTCTCCCTGGGCGGCTACATCGCGCAGCGCTTCGTGCTGGCCCGCCCGGACCTGGTGCGCCGCGTCGTGCTGGCCGGAACCGGTCCGGGCTACGGCGAGGGCATCCTGCCGTCCGAGCCGGTGGTCGCCCCGCTGCGCACTGCCCCCGAGCTCGCGCTCGACGCGTTCCGCGTGCTGTTCTTCACCGACTCCCAAGCGGGCATCCGCGCCGGTGACGACATGTGGCGCCGCATCCACGTGCGCGCCGACCGCGAGCCCGAGGTGCCGATGGACGCCGTCTTGCAGCAGGTCGCCGCGATCCGGAACTGGTCCGGCGGCGTCGAGGGAGGCGACCAGGCCTTTCCGGAACTGGAGAAGATCTGGCACCCGGTGCTCGTGGCCAATGGTGCGCACGACGTGATGATCCCGACCGTCAACTCGTTCATCATGTCGCAGAAGCTGCCCAATGCCGAACTGCACGTGTACCCGGACTCCGGCCACGGTTTCCTCTTCCAGTACCCCGACGCCTTCTCGCAGTTGGTCAACGGCTTCCTCGCGCGCACCGGAAGCCGGGCGACGGCATGA
- a CDS encoding MFS transporter: protein MVTPTSEDLSAPSPPAAAPVSVATRVRSYFASTVGNLLEWFDWAVYAAMSPFIATALFSPANKVSGLLATLAVFAVGFVMRPVGGVVFGFLANRRGRKFVLLVTMIGMAAGTLSIAVIPTYAAIGGWSSFLLVVARLLQGFAHGGETAISYSYVTEVAPRERRGLWSSGVLGCVIAGTILANAVAGTLTAATSEGFMADGGWRIPFVIGAALGIYALFLRRSMMESNVYERATTSGAGDARSITSLPSWSAGRIVRRSTQLVLYVAGGSVVQYTWTAYAGTYAITQKHMSPSTAYWSLLVAQVVGLAFMPFWGWVSDRVGRRPLVIAYGIVFAALVYPAFTFIGSTWWTLAVPATVIFALWGMSGSQSPAVQAENVTTRHRAPVVGAVSSIAAALFGGTAPYLSAYTGSVGAPWAFQVFVIVLCLISAIVGFTLKETKGVDLEKV, encoded by the coding sequence ATGGTCACTCCCACCTCCGAGGACCTGTCGGCGCCGAGCCCGCCCGCGGCTGCGCCGGTTTCGGTCGCAACCCGCGTTCGTTCGTATTTCGCAAGCACGGTCGGCAACCTGCTCGAATGGTTCGACTGGGCGGTCTACGCCGCCATGTCACCGTTCATCGCGACGGCGTTGTTCAGCCCGGCCAACAAGGTGTCCGGGCTGCTCGCGACGCTCGCGGTGTTCGCCGTCGGATTCGTCATGCGGCCGGTCGGCGGCGTCGTTTTCGGCTTCCTCGCCAACCGCCGCGGCCGCAAGTTCGTCCTGCTGGTGACGATGATCGGCATGGCGGCCGGCACGCTGTCGATCGCCGTCATCCCGACCTACGCCGCCATCGGCGGATGGTCGTCGTTCCTCCTCGTCGTCGCACGGCTCCTGCAGGGATTCGCGCACGGCGGCGAGACGGCGATCTCCTACTCCTACGTCACCGAGGTCGCACCGCGTGAAAGACGCGGGCTGTGGTCGAGCGGCGTGCTCGGCTGTGTCATCGCGGGAACAATCCTCGCCAACGCCGTCGCCGGCACCCTCACTGCGGCCACCTCCGAGGGCTTCATGGCGGACGGTGGATGGCGCATCCCGTTCGTCATCGGCGCGGCGCTGGGCATCTACGCGCTGTTCCTGCGCCGTTCGATGATGGAGAGCAACGTTTACGAGCGGGCGACCACGTCCGGCGCCGGCGACGCACGCTCCATCACCAGCCTCCCCTCCTGGTCAGCGGGCCGGATCGTGCGCCGCAGCACGCAGCTGGTGCTCTACGTCGCCGGCGGCTCCGTAGTGCAGTACACCTGGACCGCCTACGCGGGCACCTACGCCATCACGCAGAAGCACATGAGCCCGAGCACCGCCTACTGGTCGCTGCTGGTCGCACAGGTTGTCGGACTCGCCTTCATGCCGTTCTGGGGATGGGTCTCCGACCGCGTCGGGCGCCGTCCGCTGGTCATCGCCTACGGCATCGTGTTCGCTGCGCTCGTCTACCCGGCGTTCACGTTCATCGGGTCCACGTGGTGGACGCTCGCCGTTCCCGCGACCGTCATCTTCGCCCTGTGGGGCATGTCCGGCTCCCAGTCGCCCGCCGTGCAGGCCGAGAACGTCACGACCCGGCACCGCGCCCCGGTCGTCGGCGCCGTCAGCTCGATCGCCGCGGCGCTTTTCGGCGGCACCGCGCCCTACCTCAGCGCGTACACCGGCTCCGTCGGAGCGCCCTGGGCTTTCCAGGTCTTCGTCATCGTGCTGTGCCTGATCAGCGCGATCGTCGGCTTCACCCTCAAGGAGACCAAGGGTGTCGACCTGGAGAAGGTCTGA
- a CDS encoding UBP-type zinc finger domain-containing protein, producing the protein MTLPAGIDPSVPPSGAGCGDCDAVDGWWFHLRRCAQCGHIGCCDDSPSKHATAHAQSTGHPIIRSYEPGETWFWNFETNEMYETGPDLVAPECHPLDQPTPGPAGRVPANWADTLR; encoded by the coding sequence ATGACCCTGCCCGCCGGAATCGACCCGTCCGTCCCGCCGAGCGGTGCGGGGTGCGGTGACTGCGACGCCGTCGACGGCTGGTGGTTCCATCTGCGGCGGTGCGCCCAGTGCGGTCACATCGGCTGCTGCGACGACTCACCCTCCAAGCACGCCACCGCCCACGCGCAGAGCACCGGACATCCCATCATCCGCAGCTACGAGCCCGGCGAGACGTGGTTCTGGAACTTCGAGACGAACGAGATGTACGAGACGGGCCCCGATCTCGTCGCCCCCGAATGCCACCCCCTGGACCAGCCCACGCCGGGCCCCGCGGGACGCGTGCCCGCGAACTGGGCGGACACGCTGCGCTGA
- a CDS encoding ATP-binding protein: MSPRPLPCDKSELGTLFLFEKLDQDQLERLCREGRVEQFDAGPVYTEGDEATCFYVLLEGTVVMSRRVGADDVEISRSSQRGVYAGAMQAYLNGPDQTFYKGSMRVTEPSRFFVLPAATFAAVLRDWFPMAVHLLEGLFFGSQNTQRTIGQRERLLALGSLSAGLTHELNNPAAAAVRATSTLRDRVAHMRHKLGAIAAGPYARDTLETLIEIQERTAERVAKATPLSPLEASDREDSLGDWLEDHDIAGGWQLAPTFVQAGLDTDWLDQVAAAVDEETLEGAVRWLNYTVETELLMTEIEESTTRISHLVDAAKQYSQIDRAPYQVVDVHELLDSTLLMLAGKLGSGIKVTKEYDRTAPRIPAYPGELNQVWTNLIDNAASAMEGEGTLTVRTAHDHDQLLVEFRDTGPGVPAEIRDRIFDPFFTTKPVGEGTGLGLDISWRIVANKHHGSLSVQSVPGDTRFQVRLPLTAADTETPEEAS, encoded by the coding sequence GTGAGCCCGCGGCCGTTGCCGTGCGACAAGAGCGAGCTCGGCACGCTGTTCCTGTTCGAGAAGCTGGACCAGGACCAGTTGGAGCGACTGTGCCGCGAAGGCCGGGTGGAGCAGTTCGACGCCGGTCCGGTCTACACCGAGGGTGACGAGGCCACCTGTTTCTACGTGCTGTTGGAAGGGACCGTCGTGATGTCGCGCCGGGTCGGCGCCGACGACGTGGAGATCAGCCGCAGCTCCCAGCGCGGGGTGTACGCGGGGGCCATGCAGGCCTATCTGAACGGACCGGACCAGACGTTCTACAAGGGGTCGATGAGGGTCACCGAGCCCTCCCGCTTCTTCGTCCTGCCCGCCGCGACCTTCGCCGCGGTCCTGCGGGACTGGTTCCCGATGGCCGTCCATCTGCTCGAAGGGCTCTTCTTCGGCAGCCAGAACACCCAGCGGACCATCGGCCAGCGCGAGCGGCTGCTCGCACTCGGCTCACTGTCGGCCGGGCTGACGCACGAGCTCAACAACCCGGCCGCGGCGGCGGTACGGGCCACTTCCACCCTGCGGGACCGAGTGGCCCACATGCGGCACAAGCTCGGCGCCATCGCCGCGGGCCCGTACGCCCGCGACACCCTGGAGACGCTCATCGAGATCCAGGAGCGCACCGCCGAACGGGTGGCCAAGGCAACGCCGTTGAGCCCGCTCGAGGCCTCCGACCGGGAGGACTCGCTCGGTGACTGGCTGGAGGACCACGACATCGCCGGGGGCTGGCAGCTCGCGCCGACGTTCGTGCAGGCGGGGCTCGACACGGACTGGCTGGACCAGGTCGCGGCGGCCGTGGACGAGGAGACCCTCGAAGGCGCCGTACGGTGGCTGAACTACACCGTGGAGACCGAGCTCCTCATGACCGAGATCGAGGAGTCCACGACCCGTATCTCGCACCTGGTGGACGCGGCCAAGCAGTACTCGCAGATCGACCGCGCGCCGTACCAGGTCGTCGATGTGCACGAACTCCTGGACAGCACCCTGCTGATGCTCGCCGGAAAGCTGGGTTCCGGCATCAAGGTGACCAAGGAGTACGACCGCACGGCGCCGAGGATCCCCGCCTATCCGGGCGAGTTGAACCAGGTGTGGACGAACCTCATCGACAACGCCGCCTCGGCGATGGAGGGCGAGGGCACGCTGACGGTGCGCACCGCCCACGATCACGACCAGTTGCTCGTCGAGTTCCGGGACACCGGGCCCGGCGTGCCGGCCGAGATCCGCGACCGCATCTTCGACCCGTTCTTCACCACCAAACCGGTGGGTGAGGGCACGGGGCTCGGACTGGACATCTCCTGGCGGATCGTCGCCAACAAGCATCACGGGAGCCTGTCGGTGCAGTCCGTCCCCGGTGACACACGTTTCCAGGTCCGTCTGCCGCTGACCGCGGCCGACACCGAAACGCCCGAGGAGGCGTCATGA
- a CDS encoding FAD-dependent oxidoreductase has protein sequence MAQAAGTARTVILTVDDDPGVSRAVARDLRRRYGESHRIVRAESGDTALEALRELKLRGDQVAVILADYRMPQMNGIEFLEQALDVYPGARRVLLTAYADTNAAIDAINVIDLDHYLLKPWDPPEEKLYPVLDDLLDAWRASDFRPVPTCKVVGHRWSARSSDVREFLARNQVPYRWYSSDTPEGQRLLSAAGQDGERLPLVITPDGTPLVEPEDPDLAAQVGLATTPTEEFYDLVVIGGGPAGLGAAVYGASEGLRTVLVERSATGGQAGQSSRIENYLGFPDGVSGSQLTGRARRQAAKFGAEILTAREVTGLEVTGASRVIRFSDGSAIAAHAVILATGVSYRQLEAPGLAELTGCGIFYGSALTEAASCQGHDVYIVGGANSAGQAAMYLSRGAKSVTLLVRGPSLTASMSHYLVQQIEEAPNISVRTGTVVEAAHGTDHLEQLTLRDVTSGHTELVDAQWMFVFIGAAPLTGWLEGTVLRDTRGFIMTGPDMTVDGQPPKGWELDRPPYHLETNVPGVFVAGDARAESAKRVASAVGEGAMAVMLVHRYLEQS, from the coding sequence ATGGCACAGGCCGCCGGTACAGCGCGGACCGTCATTCTGACCGTGGATGACGATCCCGGGGTGTCGCGTGCCGTGGCGCGCGACCTCAGGCGCCGCTACGGCGAGTCGCACCGGATCGTGCGGGCGGAGTCCGGGGACACCGCCCTGGAGGCGCTGCGGGAGCTGAAGCTGCGCGGCGACCAGGTGGCGGTGATCCTGGCCGACTACCGGATGCCGCAGATGAACGGCATCGAGTTCCTGGAGCAGGCGCTCGACGTGTATCCCGGTGCGCGCCGGGTGCTACTGACCGCCTACGCGGACACGAACGCGGCGATCGACGCGATCAACGTGATCGATCTTGACCACTATCTCCTCAAGCCGTGGGACCCGCCGGAGGAGAAGCTCTATCCGGTGCTGGACGATCTGCTGGACGCCTGGCGGGCCAGCGACTTCCGGCCCGTGCCGACCTGCAAGGTGGTCGGGCACCGCTGGTCGGCGCGCTCCTCGGACGTACGGGAGTTCCTGGCCCGCAACCAGGTGCCGTACCGCTGGTACTCGTCGGACACGCCGGAGGGGCAGCGGCTGCTGTCCGCGGCCGGTCAGGACGGGGAGCGGCTTCCGCTGGTGATCACGCCGGACGGCACGCCTCTCGTCGAGCCGGAGGACCCGGACCTCGCGGCGCAGGTCGGGCTGGCCACGACCCCGACGGAGGAGTTCTACGACCTGGTAGTCATCGGCGGTGGTCCGGCGGGTCTGGGGGCCGCCGTGTACGGCGCGTCCGAGGGCCTGCGGACCGTCCTCGTGGAACGGTCGGCGACCGGCGGCCAGGCCGGGCAGAGCTCGCGCATCGAGAACTATCTCGGCTTCCCCGACGGGGTGTCCGGCTCCCAGCTCACCGGGCGGGCCCGCCGGCAGGCGGCGAAGTTCGGCGCCGAGATCCTCACCGCCCGGGAGGTGACGGGCCTCGAGGTCACCGGTGCCTCGCGTGTCATCCGGTTCTCCGACGGCTCCGCGATCGCCGCGCACGCGGTGATCCTGGCGACCGGCGTCTCGTACCGGCAGCTGGAGGCGCCCGGCCTGGCCGAACTGACGGGCTGCGGTATCTTCTACGGCTCGGCGCTGACCGAGGCGGCTTCCTGCCAGGGCCACGACGTGTACATCGTGGGCGGGGCGAACTCGGCCGGACAGGCCGCCATGTACCTGTCGCGTGGCGCCAAGTCGGTCACCCTGCTCGTCCGGGGCCCATCGCTGACCGCGTCGATGTCGCACTACCTGGTCCAGCAGATCGAGGAGGCCCCCAACATCTCGGTGCGTACCGGCACGGTCGTCGAGGCCGCGCACGGCACGGACCATCTGGAGCAGCTCACCCTGCGGGACGTGACGAGCGGGCACACCGAACTCGTCGACGCCCAGTGGATGTTCGTGTTCATCGGCGCGGCCCCCCTCACCGGCTGGCTGGAGGGTACGGTGCTGAGGGACACACGCGGATTCATCATGACGGGGCCCGACATGACCGTCGACGGGCAGCCGCCCAAGGGCTGGGAGCTGGACCGGCCGCCGTACCACCTGGAGACCAATGTGCCCGGCGTGTTCGTGGCCGGGGACGCGCGTGCCGAGTCCGCGAAGCGGGTCGCTTCGGCGGTCGGAGAGGGAGCCATGGCCGTCATGCTCGTCCACCGTTATCTGGAGCAGTCGTGA